From a single Bacillus marinisedimentorum genomic region:
- a CDS encoding Asp23/Gls24 family envelope stress response protein, producing MTIEMRTDYGNIDISNEVIGTIAGGAAVDSYGIVGMASRKQLKDGLSDILGRENLAKGVVVRQNEEDEIHIDAYIIVSYGTKISEVAHNVQTKVKYTLNKTLGISVDSVNVYVQGVRVTNP from the coding sequence ATGACTATTGAGATGCGAACTGACTACGGCAATATCGATATAAGCAATGAAGTCATCGGCACAATTGCCGGCGGAGCTGCAGTTGACAGTTATGGGATTGTCGGCATGGCATCCAGGAAACAGCTGAAGGACGGCCTGTCAGATATCCTGGGCCGGGAAAACCTGGCCAAAGGTGTTGTCGTACGCCAGAATGAAGAAGACGAAATACATATTGATGCCTATATCATTGTGAGTTACGGCACGAAAATTTCGGAAGTGGCCCACAATGTTCAGACAAAAGTGAAATACACCTTAAATAAAACATTAGGAATTTCAGTGGACTCCGTGAATGTGTATGTGCAGGGAGTCCGGGTGACAAACCCGTAG